The sequence below is a genomic window from Candidatus Poribacteria bacterium.
AAAAAAGGCCGTCTTTGATTCTACCAATGACAGGAATTGTGGCGTTTCGGAACTGTGCGGCGAGTATCTCAGCGGAAGACTCCAAAGGCTCGAGGACGAGTGCGATGCTCGGTAACGTCTCGACAGGAAGTGCACCGCTCCCGATTTGTCCGTATGTTTCCGAGACCTGAATATCCACCTTTTCACTGAAGAGGGGTTCTAACTGTGCTTTGAGCTCCGTTGCAAGGGTGTGGAGTGCTTCTATTGACCGGGTATAGCGATTGAGCATCGGAAACCGTTCCGTTAGGGTGGTGTCCTCTGTGAGGTAGAGTTGCAATGTCGCTGATAGACCGGCAATGATGAGTTTGTCGACCCGGAGTGCCCGCATCATCGGATTTTTACGCATCTTTTCGATCCATTCGGCTTTACCGACGATAATGCCGGCTTGGGGGCCACCGAGTAGTTTGTCACCGCTGAAGGTCACGATGTCGACACCGCTGGCGATTCGTTCTCCGACGAGGGGTTCGTGCGGGAGTCCATAAGTCGTCATGTCAATGAGGGCACCGCTCCCAAGGTCTTCCATCGTTGGGATGCCGCGCTGTGCCCCGAGTTCTGTCAGTTCCTCCATCGTGGGCGTTGACGTGAAACCGAGAATTTTGTAGTTGCTCGGATGCACTTTGAGCAACAGTCCTGTATTTTCATTGATGGCATCTGCGTAATCTCGGAGATGGGTTCGGTTGGTGGTGCCGACTTCTCGGAGGATTGCACCGCTTGCCGCCATCACGTCCGGAATTCGGAACGCGCCCCCGATTTCGATGAGTTCCCCGCGTGAGACGATGACTTCTTTGTCGCGTGCCATCGTCTGGAGTGCGAGTAAAACCGCTGCGGCGTTGTTGTTGACGATTGTAGATGCCTCGCAGCCGGTCAATTGCTGTAAAAGGGGTTCGGTGATCCTATCTCGATGTCCTCGGCTTCCAGTTGCGATGTCGTATTCAAGGTTGACGTAGTTTTGCGCGGCTTGCTGGATGGCATCGCAGGCAGTAGGACTGAGCAACGACCTACCTAAGTTGGTGTGTGTGACCGTGCCTGTTGCATTGACGACGGGACGCATGCGCGCACCTATCTTTTCCAGGATTTTCTGATGTGTCCGTTCGGCGTATTCGGCGTGTTCTGGTAATTGTGTGTGGTTTCCGCTCAGAATATCGTTTCGGATGTCGGCGACGACAGCACGCAATGCCTCCGTCACAAGGGAACGGGCGTAGGTGGTTTGCAAGTCGAGCAGTTCCTGTGTGTTCAGGAGTTTTTCAATGGCGGGCAAATGTCGTAGGAGGTTTGTGTTATCTGTCACCCTATTGCTCCGTTGCTGTCGGGGTATTCGAGAGGATTTTTATCATCCATTCACCGTCGTGTGCGGGATTGTAAATCAATCCGTTTTGTATGTCAACGCAGAGGTCGAGTGCTTCCAAGATCATGTGTCCTACGAGAACGGGTGCGTCCTCAGGAAGGTCTGTTACTGTGATGAAGTCGCTTCGTTCCAACACCGTATATTTGACCTGTGAATAAACAGTCCGCTTTATGGTGTCGTTTGCGGTCTGTGCCCGGATGTTTCGGAGCGGGGTAAGTCCGAGTTGGTGAATCAGTGATGTAGGTAAACAAAGTCCTGTTGCGCCGGTATCGACGAGAGCGTTTTCTATGGTAATTCTGCGGACATCTTCGGAGGTGATCGCACCTAATTCTATGGCATATAGGTCTTTTAGGTTTTCGAGTTCAATTCGGGTGGTATGTTCCATTTCAATTTCTCCTATAGGTCTCTGGATTTCCTGATTAGTATAGCATATTGTGCCGGTGCTGTCAAATGCATTTTGGAGGGTTTTCAGTCATTGAGACATTGAGAAATAAATTTGACATTCACTATTTCTTGTGTTATCATTAAATCGGTAATGTAAAATTCAACCTCGTCGCTTTGAATGCAGTTTGCATCTCCTCCGGTCCTGGTCTTCTTTCGCCGGGAATCCTACGGGTTGGTAATCTGAAGTGTGTTCGGATTTTTTATAGGATATAACTTTGTTTCCTTTTACGGAAAAAGGAGCCTGTCATGAGCAAAGTTGAAAATTGCCCATTAGGGCTTGTTGACCCTTTAGACGATTTTTCTACAGAAATATCGCTTGTAAAGCAGTGCCTTCAGGACTTCGGTTTTTCTGAAAAGGAGCGAGCGTGGCTCGTTGCTATTTTTAAACGCCCAGACTGCTTTGGTGATCCGACGGGTGAATATCTATTCAGACATGAATTGGGTACACCTGATGTAGTGGAGGGTCTGAACAGTTTAAAGGAACGGGTTCAAGTCAAAAAGGAGAATCAAAATGTCTTGGCACTTCTGTTTAGTTTGATACTTGACTTTGGACCTGGATCCAACACCTGGCTTCTCCCTAATGATAAATTCGAAAAATCAGACAGTTCAGGGAATATACCGCAATGGGTTATCGAATTTCAGCAGCGTGCGGCATTTTGTGCGAAACGTTTAGACTTGCACGAATTCCGTCAGATGAGTAAAAACGCGGGTTTCCAATTTGAATGCCTACTACCCTTTCTCTTTCCAAACGGTGTGCCTCTATATCAGATAGTCGATCTGAATCTGTTGGCCCCGACGCAACGATTTCAACGCAGCAACACGTATCTCGAAAAGTTTGAGACCCTGGAACAACTTGAATTCTGGTTAACTT
It includes:
- the selA gene encoding L-seryl-tRNA(Sec) selenium transferase, producing MTDNTNLLRHLPAIEKLLNTQELLDLQTTYARSLVTEALRAVVADIRNDILSGNHTQLPEHAEYAERTHQKILEKIGARMRPVVNATGTVTHTNLGRSLLSPTACDAIQQAAQNYVNLEYDIATGSRGHRDRITEPLLQQLTGCEASTIVNNNAAAVLLALQTMARDKEVIVSRGELIEIGGAFRIPDVMAASGAILREVGTTNRTHLRDYADAINENTGLLLKVHPSNYKILGFTSTPTMEELTELGAQRGIPTMEDLGSGALIDMTTYGLPHEPLVGERIASGVDIVTFSGDKLLGGPQAGIIVGKAEWIEKMRKNPMMRALRVDKLIIAGLSATLQLYLTEDTTLTERFPMLNRYTRSIEALHTLATELKAQLEPLFSEKVDIQVSETYGQIGSGALPVETLPSIALVLEPLESSAEILAAQFRNATIPVIGRIKDGLFWLDLRTVYEREQAWIVETATHVARDL
- a CDS encoding aspartyl protease; translation: MEHTTRIELENLKDLYAIELGAITSEDVRRITIENALVDTGATGLCLPTSLIHQLGLTPLRNIRAQTANDTIKRTVYSQVKYTVLERSDFITVTDLPEDAPVLVGHMILEALDLCVDIQNGLIYNPAHDGEWMIKILSNTPTATEQ